One genomic segment of Hordeum vulgare subsp. vulgare chromosome 2H, MorexV3_pseudomolecules_assembly, whole genome shotgun sequence includes these proteins:
- the LOC123425420 gene encoding PLASMODESMATA CALLOSE-BINDING PROTEIN 2-like, which yields MEAPLVVAALLLLSSTLVVSDFCVCRSEQPQAALQKTIDYACGAGADCNLIHEQGPCYNPNTVVAHCSWAANSYFQKKRSMGATCDFTGTALLTTTDPSSSGCSYPSSASAAGTSTTPTGAGTGGTTGGTTGTFTPGAGTSTGMGGAGVGTDTTTGATGTGFGGLGPTGTSNMDTAAAGLHPKSGAAAFLAVLVSFLAFA from the exons ATGGAGGCGCCGCTGGTGGTGGCCGCGCTGCTGCTCCTGTCCTCGACCCTCGTCGTCTCCG ATTTCTGCGTGTGCAGGTCGGAGCAGCCGCAGGCGGCGCTGCAGAAGACCATCGACTACGCGTGCGGGGCGGGGGCGGACTGCAACCTGATCCACGAGCAGGGGCCGTGCTACAACCCAAACACCGTCGTCGCGCACTGCTCCTGGGCAGCCAACAGCTACTTCCAGAAGAAGAGGTCCATGGGCGCCACCTGCGACTTTACCGGCACCGCCCTCCTCACCACCACCGACCCAA GTTCTTCAGGCTGCTCCTACCCCTCAAGTGCAAG TGCCGCTGGAACATCAACGACTCCGACCGGGGCTGGGACTGGAGGCACAACAGGGGGAACCACGGGCACCTTCACGCCGGGTGCCGGCACTAGCACCGGCATGGGTGGAGCCGGCGTGGGGACGGACACCACCACCGGGGCTACGGGCACCGGGTTCGGCGGCCTGGGTCCAACAGGCACGAGCAACATGGACACGGCGGCAGCGGGCTTGCATCCAAAGTCCGGAGCGGCTGCCTTCCTCGCCGTGCTCGTCTCCTTCCTGGCATTCGCGTGA